Within the Candidatus Dependentiae bacterium genome, the region GCAATCTAGAAGCTATAGTATCTATGGTGCCTAAAGATTCTGCTATAATTGTGCATGGCTTAACTTTTCAAGAACGTCAAAAAGTATTTGTTTCTGTTCTTAAAAAATGGGTGTCTTCTCTTGCTGTTATAGCTTACGTATGGGGCGGTGGTAGTTGCATTAAAACATATAAAGATGCAGATTTTTCTTTGGCTTCAGAAAAGCGAGGAGATGATGATCTTACCTATTGGACACGTCCTAATGATGGGATACCTCACTCTGGTTTTGATTGTTCAGGCTTAGTGCTACGTGCTGCGCAAATAGCAGGATTACCCTACTTTTTTAAAAATACTGCTACACTAGCTCATAATATAGGTGAATTAAAAAGCACCGAAGAGCTTGAAGAAGGTGACCTTGTTTTTTATCAAGGACACGTAATGATTGTAAGTGATCTTGCAAATAATGAAATAATTGAAGCAATAGGTTACAGCTCAGGGTATGGCAAAGTCCATGCACTTACATTAGCTAAAGCTTTTGAGGGTATTACTACCTATGCTGACTTAACAGCTGCCTACTTTGCTAAGCGGCCACTTAAACGTCTTAAGCGTGATGGTACTATTGCTCGAGAACTTCCAACTTTTAAATTATTAAAATTACAAAATATAGGTCTGTAATATGAAAAGCTCTAACTTATTTAATAACATTTTAGCTCGTACTGTTTTTATCAGTTTTTTACTTAGTGCTTTTAGCTTAAATAGTGTTAGCCCAGAGCAAAAAACATATATTAAACAAAGTATAAAAAGTTTAATTAACAACGTAGATCCAAATGCTCATATAGGAGTAGAAATTGTTTCTTTAAGGGACCATGAATGCATCTACCAAAAAAATAGAGATCAACTGTTTATACCTGCAAGTGTACTAAAACTTTTTACTGCTACAGCTGCGCTTACTTATTTAGGTAAAGATTATAGATTTATTACTCAAATTTTATCAGATGCACCAGTGACTGATGGTATAGTACATGGTTCTCTTTACATTAAAGGATCGGGTGATCCTTCACTTGAAACTAAAGACATTGTACAGTTAGTAAGTAATCTTAAAGAATTAGGTATTAATGAAATTCATGGAGATATTGTAGTTGATACCTCTGAATTTGATACAATGCATTTTGGCCCAGGCTGGATGTGGGATGAAGGAGCTGCCAGTTTTAACGCTCCTATTGATGCTTTAACGGTAAATCATAACTGTGTAAAAGTTACAGTAAGTCCAAGCCACTTAGGAGCTGCTCCACTGGTAGTTTTAACTCCGTCAACTAATTATATGGGTATAGACAATCAAGCGCTAACGAGTGAGATTGATGGGTCGCCAGCTTTACGTATTGCAAGGCGCTGGTTAGCTAGGGAAAATGTTATAGATATTACTGGATCTGTGGAGTTAGAATCTGTTCCTAAACAAGGTGAGTATACTGTTGAGAAACCAGCTTTGTATGCAGCAACATTATTTAAAGAGTTACTGGCACAAGCAAGTATTGTTTTTAGAGGCACTATACTAAAAGATAGGCCAGTGGCAAAAAATGCTCATATTTTAGCTTCTCATGCATCAGAGCCATTAGAAAATCTTTTAAAGACAATGCTTAAAAACTCGGATAATCTTTACGCTGAGTGTTTGTTTAAAAAGTTAGGAAAAATTGCAACAGAGGAACGTGGCAGTTGGCAGACAGGAAAAAAAGCTTTACAGGGTTTTTTTGAAAACGTACTTGGTATAACTACTGACCGTTATGTAGTAGTTGATGGTAGTGGTTTTTCACGTTATAATTTGATCTCGCCTCATCAACTGGTAATGCTTTTAGACTATATTGCTAAAGATGCTTTGCTTTTAGGGCAACTTACACCTTTATTGCCTTTAGCAGGTGTTGATGGAACGTTAAAAGATAGGCTTAAAGAAGGTCCAGCTTGTCGCAATGTGCAAGCTAAAACTGGCACTATGACTGGTGTTTCCGCTCTTGCTGGTTTCATGTGTACTAAAAGTCGTGAACCTTTAGCTTTTGCTGTAATGATAAATGGTGTTACCAAACCTGTAAGAGAGTATAAGCTTCTTTTAGAGGATCAAATTTGTACACTGCTGGCAGATTTAGAATAGTTTTATATAATGTGTTGTTTATAGTTTAAAGGGATTTGTGACTTTTAAATTAGCTTCAATTACTTGATTGGCATGCATGTCTTCGGTGTACAAAATAGTGCATTTATTTTCCAATGCTGAAGCGACCATAAGGCTATCAAAATAAGAATAGTGATATTTATGAGCAATAAATAGTGCATGTTCAATGGTAGCAAATGTTACTAAAGCAATATCAAAATGATCAGCGAATTCTTTTATAGCGTGACTAATACTTTCAAAGGTAATTGTTTTTTTCTTTCTCATGACATTGATAAATTCATTGATTACCTGAGTGCTAATGACAAATTGCAAGTCTGTATTAATTAATGTTTCAATTGTTTTTCTTTTGGCTATTTCATCAATTGAATAAAGGTAAATTAATACGTTAGTATCAATAAAACATTTAACGCTCATTGGCTTCATCTCTAGTAAAATGAAGATTTTTTGTCTCTATTGCTAGTGCAGAAAATGTTTTATTTTTAGATTGTTTGGGTTGTTCATTTTCAATAAGGATAATAACACGAACTTTGCCTAATAAGCTCTTAACATACTTTTTAGGAACTTTAATAGTTCCGTCTTCTGCTTTTGTAATAAATTCTATTGCTTGCATATTAATTGCTCCTGTTTAATAGAAAAATGTTTAAATTAAGTCTAAGCTATAAATAATTATTACTCAAGGATCATGCATAAGAATCTGTGTGAATTTTATATGATCAGCTATTTATGCATGTTTCCAAACAAGTAGTTGTTAAATATGTTAAGTTAAAATTAATACAAGTACTAGTATCAAGGAAATGTAATGAAATTATTTTGTTATAAAACAGCCTGTCTTTGGCTCAGTATTTTTAGCTGTTTAATTATTAGATTGTCGGCTATGAGCTATGAGCAACAATTAATCAAAGAAGTAAGCAATTATAGGAATTTTTCAAGTGCAATTAGCCAAGATTTATACTCACTTGCAGCGGTGCAAGATGAGCCTCTATGGACTTTGGCTGAAGAAAAATCACCACCTTTGTTTAATGAGTTTCTTGCATTAAAAAATACTATTGGCTTTGTTTCTTTGGGTGACTTTCCTACTCCCATTACTCAGACCCCTCACTTAGCAGCTATTGTAGGTGCTAAAAGTATGTATGTTAAGCGTGACGATCTAAGTGGCAAAAAAACAGGTGAAAATAGTCGGCTCTTTGGTGGCAATAAAGTACGTAAACTTGAATTTTTACTTGCTGATGCTCTAAAGCATAATGCCCAAACAATAATTACGTTTGGCTGTGCTGGCTCTAATCATGCACTTGCTACAAGTACCTATGCTCATGAGCTTGGTCTTAAGAGTATTTCTTTGCTAAGACCGCAACCAAACTCACATATAGTTCGCCGTAATTTGTTATTAGGCTTAAGTAATGGCACTACACTTAGATTGTCTCCCACTGCAGAATTACACAAAAGCGTAATCATTGCTGAACTGGTTAATCATAAACAACTCTATGGCAGCTTTCCGTATGTTATTCCTGTAGGTGGCTCATGCCCTTTAGGTATACTAGGGTTTATCAATG harbors:
- a CDS encoding C40 family peptidase, translated to MSLFFSKKVFFIVSLYIPLLHCAYSQEVFLGNKAVVTVPVADTATKSLAFLTHGKSLEQVYTTLPCSPATGPSSCARAHQFLFNEIVAVTQEAGDEVECKVNNVFYEDPLNIPISSFWTLKKYIALLKNTKNTAVPEPYALDCKQVLDAPNVLTLTLPWHDQVTEKTYSVGTRFVRVKERDTAHEYGVKLNAVLTDGNLEAIVSMVPKDSAIIVHGLTFQERQKVFVSVLKKWVSSLAVIAYVWGGGSCIKTYKDADFSLASEKRGDDDLTYWTRPNDGIPHSGFDCSGLVLRAAQIAGLPYFFKNTATLAHNIGELKSTEELEEGDLVFYQGHVMIVSDLANNEIIEAIGYSSGYGKVHALTLAKAFEGITTYADLTAAYFAKRPLKRLKRDGTIARELPTFKLLKLQNIGL
- the dacB gene encoding D-alanyl-D-alanine carboxypeptidase/D-alanyl-D-alanine-endopeptidase, translated to MKSSNLFNNILARTVFISFLLSAFSLNSVSPEQKTYIKQSIKSLINNVDPNAHIGVEIVSLRDHECIYQKNRDQLFIPASVLKLFTATAALTYLGKDYRFITQILSDAPVTDGIVHGSLYIKGSGDPSLETKDIVQLVSNLKELGINEIHGDIVVDTSEFDTMHFGPGWMWDEGAASFNAPIDALTVNHNCVKVTVSPSHLGAAPLVVLTPSTNYMGIDNQALTSEIDGSPALRIARRWLARENVIDITGSVELESVPKQGEYTVEKPALYAATLFKELLAQASIVFRGTILKDRPVAKNAHILASHASEPLENLLKTMLKNSDNLYAECLFKKLGKIATEERGSWQTGKKALQGFFENVLGITTDRYVVVDGSGFSRYNLISPHQLVMLLDYIAKDALLLGQLTPLLPLAGVDGTLKDRLKEGPACRNVQAKTGTMTGVSALAGFMCTKSREPLAFAVMINGVTKPVREYKLLLEDQICTLLADLE
- a CDS encoding PIN domain-containing protein; its protein translation is MSVKCFIDTNVLIYLYSIDEIAKRKTIETLINTDLQFVISTQVINEFINVMRKKKTITFESISHAIKEFADHFDIALVTFATIEHALFIAHKYHYSYFDSLMVASALENKCTILYTEDMHANQVIEANLKVTNPFKL
- a CDS encoding pyridoxal-phosphate dependent enzyme, yielding MKLFCYKTACLWLSIFSCLIIRLSAMSYEQQLIKEVSNYRNFSSAISQDLYSLAAVQDEPLWTLAEEKSPPLFNEFLALKNTIGFVSLGDFPTPITQTPHLAAIVGAKSMYVKRDDLSGKKTGENSRLFGGNKVRKLEFLLADALKHNAQTIITFGCAGSNHALATSTYAHELGLKSISLLRPQPNSHIVRRNLLLGLSNGTTLRLSPTAELHKSVIIAELVNHKQLYGSFPYVIPVGGSCPLGILGFINAAFELKEQIARGLMPEPDRIYVPVGSCGTFVGLLLGVKAAKLKSRVIGVTVEPEEQEHEFLEKVLKLFKETNNLLYANDHTFTRFNLAASDIELFYKACGQEYALFTQEAVDAIKLVNKTENIQLDGVYTGKAFAGMLEHIQENPVAQEVVLFWNTFCADSFESQVVSQDYRKLPKAFHHYFETEVQALDNSLE